From the Debaryomyces hansenii CBS767 chromosome F complete sequence genome, the window TTAGTCCGCTGACTTCCGTATGGCTCCATAGGGTCGCGCGCCCCTCGTTTTGTGTTTCTGGGGCCCTTCTAGAGTCTAGTTATAGAATACTGTGGAATGTTGAGTATCGCGATTACGTCAGAAGTATCTTATCGAAGACAATAGAACAATCACTTGTGGCGGTTATCAAAGATAATTTTCCTGATTAGGATAGGTCGTGTGACAGCGGGTGATTTGTCAAACCACTAAAATCACTGAGTCAGTTTACTCCTATCCTTATATATTACAGAATATCCATCTTTCATAGCTCTTTCCAGCGGTTAACTTTTTCATAGATAATATCATTACATCTACAAGTGGTAATCACTATTTCACCAACAACTAGCAAATTACCGTGCTTACTGTGTTTATTGtgtttgaatatttcttaGGATATACGATAAGACAAAACATAGTAGTATACATTGTGAGATACTAcgaatataatattgaacGATAATACTGAAGGataatttgcaatattGAACATTGCCGACCAATTttgattgatttgattgatttgattgattttgatcGCCAGACACATTAtagtttaattttttttaccCCAGGGATTTAAATTGGTACACCGTGCATTTTGGACCGCTTTGGATAAGTTGGTTCTTTCATAACATAGGTTGACTATTTGTATATACACTGATACACCATTtaagattttattttttgacATCATTTCATTTACATTCGgttgattgattttgatttttgcATTTTAACGATAATATAACGACTTGAGAACGACCATGACGATGACTAATACAGCTACTATTAGTGCAAATAGTACTGCTTCCGTTAGAGGCAACGAGGCCTTCAACGAGTACGGTGCATACGAGAAGAAACAGTACTTGTTGAAGGACAAATACAAGTTCATTACGCCAATTCAAGAGGGAGCCTTCGGGAAGGTTACATTGGCGGTTAATGTCCAAACGAAGGAGAAGGTGGCCATGAAGGCCATGTATAAATCTCACGAGAATACGAGGAGAATCGCGAACCATGAGATCGACGTGTTGAGTAAGATTGGTCGCAACAATGACAATATTTGTCAATTGCTCGACCACTTTGAGACTTCggaattcatcatcttgaTCTTGGAGTATTGTTCCAATGGTGACTTGTATGATTTGATCCACTCTTCGATCAATATTTCGGCAGTAGATATTTGGAATATCGCCAAAGAATTGGCCAATGCATTGAAATATGCTCATTCGTTGGGAATTTATCATCGCGATATCAAACCCGAGAATGTTTTGTTCAACTGCTTTGGAAGAGTCAAGTTATGTGATTGGGGCTTGGCTACTACAAAGAGAATGAACAGAGAGTTCAGCGTCGGTACCGAGAAGTACATGGCACCTGAAGTGTTCATCGAGAAGCCGGAATTGACGGAGTACGATTGTAAGTACGTTGATTACTGGTCTTTTGGTATTACTTTAATTACAGCAATTTTTGGTACTTGTCCTTTCAAACCTGTCGGAGAGTCGTCTAACATTCACTCCGACTATAACTTTAAGAAGTTTGTTTACTATGGCAATTCCCAAATCTTATATGATATCTATCCTACAATGAATGAAACCTgcttcaatatttttatgaaCTTATTGAGGATTGGAggtaatgaagataatttattagaatttaaCGATAAGATTAATTCGAGGAACTTAGACAATTTTATTCAGGATTTACAAGATAATTGGAAGTTTGGTTTGACTATTGATGAAGAGTATGAATTGGAACAATTCGATGATGACGCCGAGTCGGATAATTCTAATGACCTCTTCAACATGGATCACGATGATTTATCAAGCGAAAGCCAAGACGAAcaattatcatttgatacAAGTGTCGAATCAGAGTCTGATTCGGACGAATACTTAACCAATTACGACACTTCAATGAAGATTAGAATGAATCAGGAATCTGATCATCACAATGTTATTCCTTCTTTAATCGAGTCATCGATTCAATCGCTGTCTTCGAAATCTTGGTGTGACTTggatgatgacgaagagTTCaaccaaatcttcaatgcCATGTCGCTCAACAGAACTAAGAAACCTCAATTAGATATCGTCAAAGATGACTTCACGAAGTCTAACCTTGGTAATGATGACATTGACATTTTGAAAGTCGAAtggaatttatataataacaaCCACCAGGCGTATAATTGATCTTTTATAGGTTGTTTGGTGTTTGAGTATATAGCTTTAGATGATTAATATCCAGTATAATATCTAGGATCTAaacttaataaatttttcaatcgAAGACTGGACCACACCATACAAGGGCTTTCGTAACAATTGAACTCAACTGACACATACCAGAGTATTTCACGGCGACAACCCATGGCTAAATTTGCCACGTAAAAGTCGCTAGCTTAATTCAAACCAAGAAAGCCTTATTTACTATCCTCCTAGCTTATCTCGCCGGTACGGCTGCAACTATCTTTTCCCCATTCCAAACCTTGAAGTCATAATATAGCGGCATTTCATCGTGATtgttcaattcttctttccgGCCCTGAACTACATGAATCATACTATCTCCGTTACAGGCTATGAAGAACAACTGCAAATGATGGCTCCAATATCCACTCAAGTCTGCCTTATCGCTGTTTATAAACTCTCTACCTAATACATACTATATGCACTGTAATGGGAAAGTCTTCTCACTACAAATCGCCTCAATGGGCTTATAGATATGTGCACATACACCATTGAATGGGCTCAATATACCATCTAATTTG encodes:
- a CDS encoding DEHA2F09548p (some similarities with uniprot|P38691 Saccharomyces cerevisiae YHR082C KSP1 Nonessential putative serine/threonine protein kinase of unknown cellular role) — translated: MTMTNTATISANSTASVRGNEAFNEYGAYEKKQYLLKDKYKFITPIQEGAFGKVTLAVNVQTKEKVAMKAMYKSHENTRRIANHEIDVLSKIGRNNDNICQLLDHFETSEFIILILEYCSNGDLYDLIHSSINISAVDIWNIAKELANALKYAHSLGIYHRDIKPENVLFNCFGRVKLCDWGLATTKRMNREFSVGTEKYMAPEVFIEKPELTEYDCKYVDYWSFGITLITAIFGTCPFKPVGESSNIHSDYNFKKFVYYGNSQILYDIYPTMNETCFNIFMNLLRIGGNEDNLLEFNDKINSRNLDNFIQDLQDNWKFGLTIDEEYELEQFDDDAESDNSNDLFNMDHDDLSSESQDEQLSFDTSVESESDSDEYLTNYDTSMKIRMNQESDHHNVIPSLIESSIQSSSSKSWCDLDDDEEFNQIFNAMSLNRTKKPQLDIVKDDFTKSNLGNDDIDILKVEWNLYNNNHQAYN